A region from the Candidatus Electrothrix scaldis genome encodes:
- the larB gene encoding nickel pincer cofactor biosynthesis protein LarB, which yields MNTRIISLWTLEYFRLFRLSMHYTAMNEHELFTLLQQVKNGRINPEQALKKIRLPPVEILDSARLDHHRVLRTGIPEAVFGESKSVEQLVEILQAMLKRPIVVLTTRISPDKAEQVCAQVEGLRYHEHARLLTGNEAYIPAGSGRGTIMVVTAGTSDLPVAEEARLCLEYFGHSVDTLYDAGVAGIHRILSHAEQIQQASVLIVVAGMEGALPSVVAGMTPAPVVAVPSSIGYGTGTGGFSALLGMLNSCAAGMAVVNIDNGFGAACMAAAINRKQIHLQTESNKDVCGSCPSSEG from the coding sequence GTGAACACAAGGATAATCTCCTTATGGACATTGGAATATTTTCGATTATTTCGCCTCTCCATGCATTATACCGCCATGAATGAACATGAACTTTTCACTTTACTGCAACAAGTAAAAAACGGAAGGATAAACCCTGAACAGGCCCTGAAAAAAATACGTTTACCCCCTGTAGAAATCCTGGACTCTGCAAGATTAGACCACCACCGTGTGCTCCGCACCGGTATCCCTGAGGCTGTTTTTGGTGAAAGCAAGAGCGTAGAGCAGCTGGTGGAGATTCTACAGGCCATGCTCAAGCGCCCCATCGTGGTCCTGACCACCCGCATCAGCCCGGACAAGGCAGAACAGGTCTGTGCCCAGGTGGAGGGGCTACGATATCACGAGCACGCCCGTTTATTGACTGGTAATGAGGCATATATTCCGGCAGGTAGCGGCAGAGGGACCATCATGGTGGTCACTGCGGGAACTTCTGATCTACCGGTAGCCGAGGAAGCACGGCTCTGCCTTGAGTATTTCGGTCACTCCGTTGACACCCTGTATGATGCCGGAGTTGCAGGCATCCACCGTATCCTTTCTCATGCGGAACAGATTCAGCAGGCCTCGGTCCTGATCGTCGTGGCAGGCATGGAGGGAGCCCTGCCCTCAGTGGTGGCGGGCATGACCCCAGCGCCCGTGGTCGCGGTGCCCAGCTCCATCGGTTACGGGACCGGGACTGGTGGTTTTTCCGCCCTGCTTGGCATGCTGAACAGCTGTGCCGCCGGAATGGCCGTGGTCAATATCGATAACGGCTTCGGTGCAGCCTGCATGGCGGCAGCCATCAATAGGAAACAAATCCACCTCCAAACGGAATCCAATAAGGACGTCTGCGGGTCTTGTCCCTCTTCTGAGGGGTGA
- a CDS encoding cache domain-containing protein: MKIFSEKNIGKLIILNSSLVALLMWLGIVAHTVWDSKINLKMELLQMEEDYIRNKKISVRESVLDFIHSMDMRHKNTNTVLRQTLRDQVEQVHSIATHLYRQNAATMNKDTLEQLIIEAIRPITFNKGRNYFFIRSMSGITKLWPPDPAQEGKSIYNNSNENRLRVFNSMFATVRNHSGGFNEYLWPKPGEDPNKLFQKIAYLEYFEPFDWYMGAGDYLIEVEQDVQQHVTNIIRQHARRTDNEYMFILDLRSMKGGEKFATMLVNPNTPDPINELLGDEYQDIEGEKFREKFLNGLKEHGEVFVKYRDNKPGTNEVRPKMSYFKLYPKWSWIIARGFYYDDLLEQIDRYKEQHEKLFYEKIKISIAILCFILLGALCLSLLFSHKVRTLFLSYRQRLEKSNRELTKAMDKAHAATLAKSEFLANMSHEIRTPMNGIINLSELALETELTDKQSDYLRKILFSSKNLLEIINDILDFSKIEAGMLAIEKIYFHLPGLFDKLMLMFTEQSQRKKLQLTLDLAPDLPEHVIGDPMRLYQVLSNLIGNAIKFTEEGEVIVEAAVLQRKLERAVIQFTVKDTGIGIPEEKIALLFESFTQADNSTARKYGGTGLGLTICKRLVSLMGGKLSVVSEVGQGSTFTFSLSVALNGLEKENDEAGSTSEIAAAMTAIRYARILLVEDNVINQQVAQEILAKANLHVETVSNGSEAVDAVAAREFDAVLMDIQMPIMDGYEATRRIRQELGKIDLPILAMTAHAVSEERDKCFRIGMNDHIAKPINRSNLFLALCNWIGDKQERQRKRQVQQIVPQPTQKVGQQVAGQMPVGLAASAGPLEQLLAEAEAGEAPAGADFAKGIQRVEGNRKLYLKLLKSFCREQESALEKIPALLQAEDRQKLRHLAHTLKGVAGNIGMFAVQGVAASAEQKASEGPANELQEAFQVLERELDKIVTYLAPRIEEQEKQRQTAESQEPASEQDKHKALLFLRRLAVLLEQSDFSSLQFLEGNQDVVRALVDESSLTQLTGYIEGFHFKNALGLIHEIIDGKD, encoded by the coding sequence ATGAAAATATTCAGTGAAAAAAATATCGGTAAACTGATTATCCTCAACTCAAGTTTAGTTGCTTTGCTGATGTGGTTGGGAATAGTGGCGCATACTGTTTGGGATTCTAAGATTAATCTCAAGATGGAACTCCTCCAGATGGAGGAAGATTATATAAGAAATAAGAAAATCAGCGTGCGCGAGTCTGTGCTCGATTTTATCCATAGCATGGATATGCGGCATAAGAACACCAATACTGTGCTGCGACAGACCCTGCGGGATCAGGTGGAGCAAGTCCATTCCATTGCGACCCATCTGTACCGGCAGAATGCCGCTACGATGAACAAGGATACCCTGGAACAATTGATTATAGAGGCAATACGTCCCATCACCTTTAATAAAGGACGCAATTATTTCTTTATTCGCTCCATGTCCGGTATCACCAAACTTTGGCCTCCTGATCCGGCCCAGGAAGGGAAGAGTATTTATAATAATAGCAATGAAAACAGACTGCGAGTTTTTAACAGTATGTTTGCCACAGTCCGTAATCACAGCGGTGGCTTTAATGAGTATCTCTGGCCTAAACCCGGTGAGGATCCGAATAAGCTTTTTCAAAAAATAGCCTATCTTGAATATTTTGAACCCTTTGACTGGTATATGGGGGCAGGGGATTACCTGATTGAGGTTGAGCAGGATGTCCAGCAGCATGTCACCAATATTATCAGGCAGCATGCCCGCCGGACAGATAATGAATATATGTTCATTCTGGACCTGCGCAGTATGAAGGGAGGGGAAAAATTTGCCACTATGTTGGTGAACCCCAATACACCTGACCCAATCAATGAGCTTTTGGGTGATGAGTACCAGGATATCGAGGGGGAAAAATTTCGGGAGAAATTCCTCAACGGGTTGAAAGAGCACGGTGAAGTCTTTGTAAAATACCGAGATAACAAGCCGGGTACCAATGAGGTTCGGCCTAAAATGTCCTATTTTAAATTGTATCCCAAATGGAGCTGGATCATTGCCCGTGGCTTTTATTATGATGATCTGCTTGAACAGATTGATCGATATAAGGAACAGCATGAGAAACTTTTTTACGAAAAAATAAAGATTTCTATCGCTATCTTATGCTTTATTCTCCTTGGCGCCCTTTGTCTGTCTCTCCTTTTTTCTCATAAGGTACGTACCCTTTTCCTTTCCTATCGCCAGCGTCTGGAAAAATCCAATCGGGAGCTTACCAAGGCTATGGATAAGGCTCATGCTGCCACCTTGGCCAAATCAGAATTCCTGGCCAATATGAGTCATGAGATCAGAACCCCGATGAATGGGATTATCAATCTCTCTGAATTGGCCCTTGAAACGGAGCTGACTGATAAGCAGTCTGATTATTTGCGGAAGATACTTTTTTCTTCTAAAAACCTCTTGGAGATTATCAACGATATACTTGATTTTTCCAAGATTGAGGCCGGGATGCTCGCCATCGAAAAGATCTATTTTCATCTCCCCGGCCTGTTTGATAAGCTTATGCTGATGTTTACCGAACAGAGCCAGCGGAAGAAGTTACAGCTCACCCTGGATTTGGCCCCGGACCTGCCGGAGCATGTTATCGGTGATCCCATGCGGCTGTATCAGGTCCTGTCCAATCTGATTGGTAATGCCATTAAATTCACGGAAGAAGGCGAGGTTATCGTGGAGGCCGCAGTCTTGCAAAGAAAATTGGAGCGGGCAGTTATTCAATTCACGGTCAAGGATACCGGTATAGGCATCCCGGAAGAAAAAATAGCCCTGCTTTTTGAATCCTTTACCCAGGCAGATAACTCGACAGCAAGGAAATATGGTGGCACCGGTCTGGGTCTGACCATCTGTAAACGACTTGTCTCTCTGATGGGGGGCAAGTTGTCGGTTGTGAGTGAGGTGGGCCAAGGGAGCACGTTTACCTTCTCTCTGAGTGTGGCCTTGAATGGTCTGGAAAAAGAAAATGATGAGGCTGGCAGCACCAGTGAGATCGCTGCGGCCATGACCGCCATCCGCTACGCCCGTATTCTGTTGGTTGAGGATAATGTTATCAATCAGCAGGTGGCCCAGGAAATTCTTGCTAAGGCAAATTTACATGTGGAAACGGTGAGTAATGGGAGCGAGGCTGTTGATGCCGTGGCTGCCCGAGAGTTTGATGCCGTGCTTATGGATATTCAGATGCCGATCATGGATGGCTATGAAGCAACCCGAAGGATTCGTCAAGAATTGGGAAAAATAGATCTTCCTATCCTGGCCATGACCGCCCATGCTGTGAGTGAAGAGCGAGATAAATGTTTTCGGATCGGTATGAATGACCATATTGCTAAACCGATTAATCGAAGTAACCTCTTTCTCGCACTCTGTAACTGGATTGGCGACAAGCAGGAGAGGCAGAGGAAAAGACAGGTACAACAAATTGTTCCACAACCTACTCAAAAGGTTGGGCAGCAGGTTGCTGGGCAGATGCCAGTGGGGCTGGCCGCCTCCGCTGGCCCTTTGGAGCAGCTTCTTGCCGAGGCAGAGGCTGGTGAGGCCCCGGCAGGTGCTGATTTTGCCAAGGGCATTCAGCGGGTTGAAGGAAATAGAAAGCTGTACCTGAAGTTACTCAAAAGTTTTTGTCGGGAGCAAGAGAGCGCATTGGAAAAAATACCTGCCCTTCTTCAAGCAGAGGACAGGCAGAAACTCCGGCATCTTGCCCATACTCTGAAGGGGGTTGCTGGCAATATTGGCATGTTTGCCGTGCAGGGCGTAGCAGCCTCTGCTGAACAAAAGGCAAGTGAAGGGCCAGCTAATGAGTTACAGGAGGCTTTTCAGGTGCTTGAACGTGAATTGGATAAGATCGTCACCTATCTTGCTCCTCGTATAGAAGAGCAGGAGAAGCAGAGGCAAACAGCAGAGTCGCAGGAGCCTGCCAGTGAGCAGGATAAGCATAAGGCCTTGCTGTTCCTCCGGCGCTTGGCTGTGCTGTTGGAGCAATCTGATTTTTCTTCCCTGCAGTTTTTAGAAGGTAATCAGGATGTGGTCAGGGCCTTAGTGGACGAGAGCTCTCTGACTCAGCTGACAGGGTATATTGAAGGGTTTCATTTTAAAAATGCCCTGGGGCTGATTCATGAGATTATTGATGGAAAGGATTGA
- a CDS encoding Hpt domain-containing protein, whose protein sequence is MSEKLPRSLPCLNIQAGIQQLEGNQDLYIKLLKKFAECNHDLAEKIAERLTSQDDEKARLLAHSTKGVSGSIGATELYLASAALEAAISQGKTEQALQNFSSTLNTVLQSIEALLQDQDPQIPVSPPAERKNVDIETLLPLLDKLDAYLQSGDFQALEGYAALQQAVTATELAEEVNAWATHITHFKYKETAEKLAMLRLNLRNRPL, encoded by the coding sequence ATGTCTGAAAAATTACCACGCAGCCTCCCCTGCCTGAATATTCAAGCTGGAATACAACAGCTTGAGGGGAACCAGGACCTGTACATCAAACTGCTGAAAAAATTTGCTGAATGCAATCATGATTTAGCGGAAAAAATAGCTGAGAGGCTGACATCTCAGGACGACGAAAAGGCCCGGCTCTTAGCGCATTCCACCAAAGGTGTTTCAGGGAGTATCGGAGCAACTGAGCTGTACCTCGCTTCTGCCGCTTTGGAGGCGGCTATCAGCCAGGGAAAAACGGAACAGGCCCTCCAGAACTTTTCTTCTACACTCAACACCGTCCTCCAATCAATAGAGGCCCTACTCCAGGACCAAGACCCGCAAATCCCGGTATCGCCCCCAGCCGAAAGGAAGAATGTAGATATTGAGACACTGTTACCGCTTCTGGACAAACTTGACGCCTATCTTCAATCCGGCGATTTTCAAGCCTTGGAAGGCTACGCAGCCCTGCAACAGGCTGTCACAGCAACAGAGCTTGCTGAAGAGGTGAACGCCTGGGCTACTCATATAACCCATTTTAAGTACAAAGAAACTGCTGAAAAGCTGGCAATGCTCCGGCTCAACCTACGCAACCGTCCCCTGTAA
- a CDS encoding ATP-dependent helicase, giving the protein MHLTEEQEAIIRHGDGHARVSAVAGSGKTTAMIGRVRHLLQQGIAPEKILVLMFNRSAREVFAERLHRSLQGSGLRPPAVRTFHALGLRLVESFTAKQHLPRYRLVTEEFQLERLAREAMKKHAAKVDGEESWASKEGIEGFLLFLDRVKSDIAPPQEVFAACELGEQFSHYIGAYKVFESLRRAARIRFYQDLIHEPVLAMQQQEALADWVANHVGHILVDEYQDINEVQQQLLVHIAGQRAQVMVVGDVDQCIYAWRGAKPDYIVSRFAHDFSRPSTYTLSYSFRYGHRLALAANHLIANNRLRDRKLCLAWPANPDTRIFCLPEGKVHPVVSALLGWQKENRRLDEAVILVRIYAQSVPVELSLLEHNIPYRLMGSDTVFTCPEVRALLGYLRLCQGTLQESEGEGTGFATVLAMLMTPHLWLKKEQLHALAQKIMHKPGTADTLIENYADEASSPYLSSRILDLAKTWRRIRKMSPTIRASTVLHTLIEDTGLYEHFLYAFRPALAENKIKTCQAFVRFAQKTEKSVEKFLQEIEELAVKGAGKSLGGQHEGILITSIHRAKGLEWPLVILPGLEEGIVPFCQDKEGKAEQEAGDIEDERRLFYVGMTRAKEQLCLTYPQDSRLERRKKAGDSRSPVSTEKGAYPASCFLYEANLDFSESLGGAILAPDAQKEAVEGADLTLGKLYLKEVQSGVRLKKKKRSGQGVKIRKRRKEK; this is encoded by the coding sequence ATGCACCTGACTGAGGAGCAGGAGGCTATCATCCGGCATGGCGATGGTCATGCCAGGGTGAGCGCTGTGGCTGGCTCTGGCAAGACAACGGCCATGATAGGTCGGGTGAGACATCTCCTGCAGCAGGGTATTGCCCCGGAAAAGATCTTGGTCCTGATGTTTAATCGCTCTGCCAGGGAAGTCTTTGCAGAGCGACTGCATCGATCGCTCCAGGGGAGTGGTCTGCGGCCCCCGGCAGTTCGTACTTTTCATGCTCTCGGGCTCCGCTTGGTGGAGAGCTTTACAGCTAAGCAGCATCTTCCTCGGTATCGGTTGGTTACGGAAGAGTTCCAGTTGGAGCGCTTGGCCAGAGAGGCCATGAAAAAACATGCGGCCAAGGTAGATGGAGAGGAGAGCTGGGCCTCCAAAGAAGGGATTGAGGGTTTTCTTCTCTTCCTTGATAGGGTGAAGTCCGACATTGCTCCTCCCCAAGAGGTCTTTGCGGCTTGTGAGCTGGGGGAGCAGTTCTCACACTATATCGGGGCCTATAAGGTCTTTGAGTCTCTCCGTCGTGCTGCCCGGATTCGATTTTATCAGGACCTGATCCATGAACCGGTTTTGGCTATGCAGCAACAGGAGGCCTTGGCTGACTGGGTTGCTAACCATGTGGGGCATATACTGGTCGATGAATACCAGGATATTAATGAGGTACAGCAACAGCTCCTGGTTCATATTGCCGGGCAACGTGCCCAGGTCATGGTTGTAGGCGATGTGGATCAGTGCATCTACGCATGGCGAGGGGCCAAACCAGATTATATTGTCTCTCGTTTTGCCCATGATTTTTCCCGACCTTCCACCTACACCCTCAGCTATAGTTTTCGCTATGGCCATCGTCTTGCCCTAGCAGCGAATCATCTCATCGCCAATAACAGACTCCGAGACCGTAAACTCTGTCTGGCTTGGCCTGCTAATCCCGATACCCGCATTTTTTGTCTTCCTGAGGGCAAAGTGCATCCTGTGGTCAGTGCATTGCTGGGCTGGCAAAAGGAGAACCGACGCCTTGACGAGGCTGTTATTTTGGTTCGGATTTACGCCCAGTCCGTGCCTGTTGAGTTGTCCTTATTGGAGCATAATATTCCATATCGCCTCATGGGGTCTGATACAGTGTTTACCTGTCCCGAGGTCAGAGCTCTGCTCGGCTATCTCCGGCTTTGTCAGGGGACTTTGCAGGAATCAGAGGGGGAGGGAACTGGCTTTGCCACTGTCCTGGCCATGCTTATGACGCCTCATCTTTGGCTGAAGAAAGAGCAGCTCCACGCCTTGGCCCAGAAGATTATGCATAAGCCAGGAACAGCTGATACCTTGATTGAGAACTATGCTGACGAGGCCAGTTCTCCCTATCTGTCCTCCAGAATATTGGACCTGGCCAAGACCTGGCGAAGGATCAGAAAAATGTCCCCTACGATACGCGCTTCGACCGTATTACATACCCTGATTGAGGATACAGGGCTGTATGAGCATTTCTTGTACGCCTTCCGCCCTGCGCTTGCTGAAAATAAGATCAAGACCTGCCAGGCCTTTGTCCGTTTTGCTCAAAAGACAGAGAAGAGCGTGGAGAAGTTTTTGCAGGAAATTGAGGAGCTCGCAGTAAAAGGAGCGGGAAAGAGCCTTGGCGGCCAACATGAGGGGATTCTTATCACCTCCATTCATCGTGCTAAGGGCTTGGAGTGGCCTTTAGTCATCCTGCCTGGGCTGGAAGAGGGGATTGTGCCCTTTTGTCAGGATAAGGAAGGTAAGGCTGAACAGGAGGCAGGGGATATTGAGGACGAACGGCGCCTCTTTTACGTGGGCATGACCCGTGCAAAGGAGCAGCTTTGTCTGACCTATCCTCAGGACTCTCGTTTAGAGCGGCGGAAAAAGGCCGGTGATAGCCGCAGCCCGGTCAGTACGGAAAAAGGTGCCTACCCAGCGAGTTGTTTTCTTTATGAGGCTAATCTTGATTTTTCAGAAAGCCTGGGAGGCGCTATCTTGGCGCCTGATGCTCAAAAGGAAGCGGTGGAAGGAGCTGATCTTACTCTTGGCAAGCTTTACCTGAAAGAAGTGCAGAGTGGAGTTCGTCTGAAGAAGAAAAAAAGGAGCGGGCAGGGCGTGAAGATACGGAAGAGGAGGAAGGAAAAATAA
- the atpE gene encoding ATP synthase F0 subunit C codes for MNIAIVCLAAALAIGLTGLGAGIGMGQGVGSACAGIARNPESKGPITTTMILGMALIESIAIYGLVIAFILLFANPFKDML; via the coding sequence ATGAATATCGCAATAGTATGTTTAGCAGCGGCTCTAGCAATCGGCCTGACCGGCTTAGGCGCCGGTATTGGCATGGGACAAGGTGTTGGAAGTGCCTGTGCAGGTATCGCTCGCAACCCGGAATCCAAAGGACCGATTACCACCACCATGATCCTCGGCATGGCTCTGATTGAGTCTATCGCTATTTACGGTCTGGTTATCGCCTTTATCCTGCTCTTTGCCAATCCGTTCAAAGATATGCTGTAA
- the atpB gene encoding F0F1 ATP synthase subunit A — protein MEHPILFISVILDWIGLPVPHGPIGATFLEKICEPYLTYSWLVMAFLFVVPKLTLGKLELVPGTGQNFWEALVGGMLDFFSEHMGREKAKMLFPILATFFLYTVLANMIGLMPGFMSPTSSLNITLAMTIIVWIMHHVLGFRYHGWNYYKHFTGPVIWMAPFMVILELIGNFARLVSLSMRLFGNILAKEILLAVLFMLAGFLFAPLPILALGVLVSLIQAVVFVLLSVIYCVGAMEHAH, from the coding sequence ATGGAGCATCCAATACTATTTATCTCGGTTATTCTGGACTGGATAGGTCTACCAGTACCGCATGGCCCTATAGGGGCAACCTTTCTGGAAAAAATATGCGAGCCGTACCTGACCTATAGCTGGCTGGTCATGGCCTTTCTTTTTGTTGTACCTAAGCTCACCTTGGGTAAACTCGAATTGGTTCCCGGCACAGGACAAAATTTTTGGGAAGCCCTCGTCGGCGGTATGCTGGACTTTTTTTCCGAGCATATGGGCAGGGAAAAAGCCAAAATGCTCTTTCCTATCCTGGCAACCTTTTTTCTTTACACAGTGCTCGCCAACATGATCGGTCTAATGCCCGGCTTCATGTCACCGACCTCCAGCTTGAATATCACTCTGGCCATGACCATTATCGTCTGGATAATGCATCATGTTCTGGGTTTTCGCTATCATGGTTGGAACTACTATAAACATTTCACCGGGCCGGTTATATGGATGGCTCCTTTCATGGTTATTCTGGAGCTGATCGGCAACTTTGCCCGTCTTGTTTCGCTTTCCATGCGTCTTTTCGGCAATATTCTGGCAAAAGAGATACTGCTCGCCGTGCTGTTCATGCTGGCTGGTTTTCTCTTTGCCCCTCTGCCTATCCTCGCCTTGGGTGTGCTTGTCTCCCTGATTCAGGCGGTTGTTTTTGTTCTCCTCTCTGTCATCTATTGCGTTGGAGCAATGGAACACGCCCATTAA
- a CDS encoding ATP synthase subunit I, with product MSDAKKSKTGNEDEISLLRSVERCNLILVVLLTGESWIRYGWPFAQSVLIGGILVSSSFFWQKRNTIRFIQHAEVLGSDGQISGKSFTVGFTIKFVTRLFILGFLLLLICSKFSINAIGLIIGLSTVMLSVIIVGLVRSLMIFQKNL from the coding sequence ATGAGTGACGCAAAGAAGAGCAAGACTGGCAACGAAGACGAAATCAGCCTCTTGCGTTCGGTTGAGCGTTGCAACTTGATCCTGGTCGTTCTGCTCACCGGAGAAAGCTGGATTCGTTACGGCTGGCCCTTTGCCCAATCTGTTTTGATAGGGGGGATCTTGGTCAGCAGCAGTTTTTTCTGGCAAAAACGGAATACTATACGTTTTATTCAGCATGCCGAAGTATTAGGCTCTGACGGACAAATCAGCGGTAAGTCATTTACGGTCGGTTTTACAATAAAATTCGTCACCCGCCTCTTTATCCTCGGCTTTTTGCTGCTTCTGATTTGCTCAAAGTTCAGCATAAATGCAATTGGACTGATTATCGGGTTATCCACCGTTATGTTAAGCGTAATTATTGTTGGCCTCGTGCGAAGTCTAATGATATTTCAGAAAAATTTGTAA
- a CDS encoding AtpZ/AtpI family protein, translating into MAKEEGRILADLARYSQIGATFATSIFVGFGIGWWLDNKLFAGRTTPWFSFIFLGFGITAGFKHLWDLSKKISDE; encoded by the coding sequence ATGGCCAAGGAGGAAGGTAGAATATTAGCAGATCTGGCTCGATACAGTCAGATAGGGGCAACCTTTGCCACCTCCATCTTTGTCGGCTTCGGCATCGGCTGGTGGCTTGATAATAAGCTCTTTGCTGGAAGAACCACGCCGTGGTTCAGCTTTATCTTTCTTGGATTCGGAATAACTGCTGGCTTTAAGCACCTCTGGGACCTAAGTAAAAAGATATCTGATGAGTGA
- the hemL gene encoding glutamate-1-semialdehyde 2,1-aminomutase, producing the protein MNTTNSAALFQKACQVIPGGVNSPVRACKSVGCDPLFVAKAQGGTVIDADGNEFIDFVGSWGPMILGHGHPEVVKALQEALPYGTSFGAPTASEVEMAELVCDSVPSIEKVRFVSSGTEATMSAIRLARGYTGRNMVIKFDGCYHGHADSFLVKAGSGVATLGIPGSPGVPDDIVKNTLSIPYNNIEVLEKTLRDNTLDIACVIIEPVAGNMGVIVPEMAFLQKLRELTAELGIVLIFDEVITGFRLALGGAQERFGIIPDLTCLGKIIGGGLPVGAYGGKKEIMDQIAPDGPVYQAGTLSGNPLAMAAGLAMLKTVRKPGFYQELEEKSDRFAERLAEIGANAPVPTVLNRIGSMMTCFFTDAPVTDFDSAMKSNTEYYGQHFRQMLASGVWLAPSQFEALFISAAHTPEHLDTALTAIKESLTRLI; encoded by the coding sequence ATGAATACGACAAACTCCGCTGCACTTTTCCAGAAAGCCTGCCAAGTCATCCCCGGTGGCGTGAATTCCCCGGTCCGTGCCTGTAAATCCGTGGGCTGCGATCCCCTCTTTGTTGCCAAGGCCCAAGGCGGTACCGTTATTGATGCAGACGGCAATGAATTCATCGATTTTGTTGGATCCTGGGGCCCCATGATTCTGGGACACGGTCATCCTGAGGTGGTCAAGGCACTTCAGGAGGCCCTGCCCTACGGTACCAGCTTTGGCGCCCCCACCGCCTCTGAGGTGGAAATGGCGGAACTGGTCTGTGACTCTGTACCCTCCATAGAAAAGGTACGCTTTGTTAGCTCCGGCACCGAAGCCACCATGAGTGCAATCCGGCTGGCCCGTGGTTATACCGGTCGCAACATGGTAATTAAATTTGACGGCTGCTACCACGGCCATGCAGATTCCTTTCTGGTCAAGGCCGGTTCTGGAGTTGCCACCTTGGGCATCCCAGGCAGCCCCGGCGTACCGGACGATATCGTCAAGAACACCCTGTCTATCCCCTATAATAATATAGAGGTACTGGAAAAAACCCTCCGGGATAATACTCTGGATATCGCCTGCGTGATCATTGAGCCAGTTGCTGGCAATATGGGGGTCATTGTCCCGGAAATGGCCTTTTTGCAAAAACTGCGGGAGCTGACTGCGGAACTGGGGATCGTCCTCATCTTTGACGAGGTTATCACCGGTTTTCGTCTCGCCCTGGGTGGTGCTCAAGAGCGTTTCGGCATCATACCGGACCTGACCTGCTTGGGAAAAATTATCGGCGGCGGCCTGCCAGTCGGCGCTTACGGCGGCAAGAAGGAAATCATGGACCAAATCGCCCCAGATGGACCTGTCTATCAGGCTGGCACCCTGTCTGGTAATCCGCTGGCTATGGCTGCTGGCCTGGCCATGCTCAAGACTGTGCGCAAGCCGGGATTCTATCAGGAGCTTGAAGAAAAAAGCGACCGCTTTGCCGAGCGCCTGGCAGAGATCGGTGCAAATGCTCCGGTCCCGACAGTTCTGAACCGGATCGGCTCCATGATGACCTGCTTTTTCACCGATGCACCGGTAACAGATTTTGATTCTGCCATGAAATCCAACACAGAATATTATGGACAGCATTTCCGCCAAATGTTAGCCAGCGGCGTCTGGCTGGCTCCTTCCCAATTTGAAGCCCTGTTCATCTCTGCCGCCCATACTCCAGAGCATTTAGATACGGCCCTGACAGCGATCAAAGAATCTCTGACAAGATTAATCTGA